A genomic segment from Aegilops tauschii subsp. strangulata cultivar AL8/78 chromosome 1, Aet v6.0, whole genome shotgun sequence encodes:
- the LOC109780813 gene encoding uncharacterized protein has protein sequence MAVGFRRALDALTSPKSALLECARPKKLSSYARVRSISLPVRLHPLVAALHDSARALLRWADEPAQTGPAWVADGADRAGQVLAGLSAMLHHPQARDALRRPWTEQLLDDLLLLADFHGCFRDSLVALRQLLNETHSALRRRDGVRLAAALRAQRRAARELSRLASSARDLCHRAAPDDDVDEITLADAFAAATAAVAAASAAIFSGLSSASAESAASAAPSPRTPTPYSPARAPASPMWLVTDLLRRRRTVSFSFEEYCNEEEEERKAAMGRVRGLEECVAAAEGSGEQVYRALVNARVSLLNLLTPTF, from the coding sequence ATGGCAGTGGGGTTCCGCCGGGCGCTGGACGCGCTCACGTCGCCCAAGTCGGCCCTGCTGGAGTGCGCGCGGCCCAAGAAACTGTCCTCCTACGCGCGCGTCCGCTCCATCAGCCTCCCCGTCCGCCTCCACCCGCTGGTGGCCGCGCTGCATGACTCGGCGCGCGCGCTGCTCCGGTGGGCGGACGAGCCCGCGCAGACGGGCCCCGCGTGGGTCGCCGACGGGGCCGACCGGGCCGGGCAGGTGCTGGCGGGCCTCTCCGCCATGCTCCACCACCCGCAGGCGCGGGACGCGCTCCGCCGGCCCTGGACGGAGCAGCTGCTCGACGACCTGCTCCTCCTCGCCGACTTCCACGGCTGCTTCAGGGACTCGCTCGTCGCGCTCCGCCAGCTGCTCAACGAGACGCACTCCGCCCTGCGCCGCCGCGACGGCGTGCGCCTCGCCGCGGCGCTCCGCGCGCAGCGCCGCGCCGCCAGGGAGCTCTCCCGCctcgcctcctccgcgcgggacCTCTGCCACCGCGCCGCCCCCGACGACGACGTGGACGAGATCACGCTCGCCGACGCCTTCGCGGCCGCcacggccgccgtggccgccgcctccgccgccatcTTCTCCGGCCTGTCATCCGCCTCGGCCGAGTCCGCCGCgagcgccgccccgtccccgaGGACCCCGACGCCCTACTCCCCCGCCCGCGCCCCCGCCAGCCCGATGTGGCTGGTGACGGACCTCCTTCGCCGGCGGAGAACCGTGTCGTTCTCGTTCGAGGAATACTgcaacgaggaggaggaggagaggaaggcGGCCATGGGCCGGGTGCGCGGCCTCGAGGAGTGCGTGGCCGCCGCCGAGGGCAGCGGCGAGCAGGTGTACCGCGCGCTCGTGAACGCCAGGGTGTCGCTGCTCAACCTGCTCACGCCCACATTCTGA